The DNA segment GTCTACGACAAGTTCCGCGACCGGGTGATGTTCCCGATCCACGACCGGCGCGGCCGCGTGATCGCCTTCGGCGGTCGCGTGCTCCAGAAGGACGACGGCCCCAAATACCTCAACTCGCCCGAGACCGCGCTGTTCCACAAGGGCCGCGAACTGTACGGCTTGTGGCAGGTGAAGCAGGCCAACCAGAAGATCGCGCGCCTGGTGGTGGTCGAGGGCTACATGGACGTGGTCTCGCTGTTCCAGTTCGGTGTGAAGGAAGCCGTCGCCACGCTGGGCACGGCGACCACGCCGGAACACGCCGAGCTGCTGTTCCGCAATGCGCCCGACGTGTACTTCTGCTTCGACGGCGACGCCGCGGGCCAGCGTGCCGCGTGGCGCGCACTGGAATCGGTGTTGCCGCGCATGAAGGACGGGCGCCAGGCGTTCTTCCTGTTCCTACCCGATGGCGAGGATCCCGACACCATCGTGCGGCAGGAAGGCGCGACCGGCTTCGATGCGCGCCTGCAGCAGGCGATGCCATTGTCGGAGTTCTTTTTCCAGGAACTGGGCAAGGACATCAAACTCTCCACGCTCGACGGCAAGGCCCGCCTGGCCGAGCGCGCGCGCCCGCTGCTGGCGCAGATTCCCGATGGCGCTTTCGGCGACCTGATGCGGCAGCAGCTGACCGTGGTGACCGGCGTGGGCGCTGGCAACGCCGCCAGTCCTGCACCAACCGCGCCAACGCGTCGCCCGCCTGCCACGAGCCCGGGCCAGAAACCCAGCCTTGTCCGTCACATCATCGTGCGCCTGCTGCACAAGCCAGCGCTCGCGCTGGCGATCGAATCCACGCATGGCTTCTCCGCACTGCGCCTGCCCGGCATGGACCTGCTGCTGGAACTGATCGCGCTGGTCCACGCGCGTCCCGATATCACCACCGGTGTGTTGCTGGAGCATTTCGCCGAACGGGATGAAGCAGCCGCTTTGCAGAAGCTGGCGATGCAGGATCTTCCCGGCGACGAGGAAAGCTGGCGGCTCGAACTGCTCGACGCCGCGGTGCAGCTGGAAAAGCAGATGCTGCAGCAGCGCCTGGACGAACTGCAGGCCAAGCAGCGCAACGTCGGGCTAGACGAAGCCGACAAGTACGAACTGCGCACCCTGTTGCAGGCCCGCATCGGTCGCCATTGAGAGGAGCGTCGCATGAGCCGTCTGGTCCGTTTGCTGTCCGCTTTCCTGCTGTGCGCATGCATCACAACCGCCCTGGCAGGCGAGTTCACCCAGCCACGTCCCGGCCTGCATACCGGCGGGCAGCCGACCCTCGACGAGCTGAAGCGACTCAAGGACGACGGCGTGCGTACCGTGATCGACCTGCGCGGCCCGCAGGAAGACCGCGGCTATGACGAGGCGCGCGAAGTCGAAGCGCTGGGCATGAGCTACATTGCGCTGCCGATCAGCGGCAAAGAAGACATCAACGCGGAAAAGGCCCAGGCACTGCACGCCTTGCTGCAAGGCCGCGAGGGCGAAGTACTGCTGCATTGTGCGTCCGGCAATCGTGTCGGCGCGTTGCTCGCGCTGGGCGCCGCGCAGCGGGATGGCCTGTCCGCGGATGAAGCCCTGGCCCTGGGTCGTTCCGCCGGGCTGAAATCGCTGGAACCGGTGGTGGTGGAGCAGCTCGCCACGCCTGTCCCGACGGAGTCGAAATAAGGCGTTAGACCATCGCCGGCCGCAGCAGCGGCATCACCCAGTGGTCGGCGAGCAGGAACGCGAACAGCGCCATCAGGTAGACGATGGAATAGTTGAACACGCGCATGGCGAAGAACTCGTCGGGCGGGTTCAACAGGCGCCACGCGTACCAGAGGAACACCGAACCCAGCACCAGCGCGCCACCCAGGTAGAAGAAACCGCTCATGCCGAACACCACCGGCAACACGGTCACTTCCACCAGCAGCACGGTGTAGAACAGGATCTGCCAACGCGTGTACGTCACGCCGTGCGTCACCGGCAGCATCGGCACCAGCGCACGCGCGTAGTCCTCGCGACGGAAGATCGCCAGCGCCCAGAAGTGCGGTGGTGTCCATACGAAGATGATCAGCACCAGCAGCAGCGCATGCGGCCAGTCCCACTCGCCCTGCATGCCGGTCATCGTGGCCCAGCCCAGCAGCGGCGGCGCCGCGCCGGCGATGCCGCCGATGACGATGTTCTGCGGCGTCGCGCGCTTCAGGAACACCGTGTACACCACGGCGTAACCGATCAGCGACGCGAACGTCAGTATCGCCGTGATCGTGTTGACCCACAGCACGAGGATCGCCATCGACAACGCCGCCAGCACCAGCGCGAAGACCAGTGCCTGCCACGGCTTCACCTGGCCCTGCACCAGCGGGCGCCACGACGTGCGCGCCATCTTGGCGTCGATGCGCGTGTCCAACAGCTGGTTGATCGCCGCGGCGCTGGAAGCCGCCAACCAGATGCCGAGGAAGCCGAGCGCCCCACGCAGTAGCTGCGCGCCATCGGGCAGACCATCGATCGCAAGGAACATGCCGACGATCGCGGTGAACACGATCAGCGCCACCACGCGCGGCTTGGTCAGGTCCCAGTACTGGCGGTAAGTGGAGGCCATGTCAGTCGGGCCTGCGCAGGCGGGCGACCAGCGACACCATCGTGAACAACAGCAGCACCGCGCCGGCGTTGTGTGCGACCGCGACCGGCAGCGGCAGGTTGAGCTTCACGTTGAGGATGCCCAGCGTGACCTGCGCGCACACCAGCACCGCCAGCGTCAGCGACCAGCTGCGCATGCCCGGCGTGCGGAACAGGCGCAGTGCCAACGCCAGTACATAGAGCGCGACGATCACCGCCATGACGCGGTGGGTCAGCTGGATGGCGATGCGCGAGGCGCCATCGAGCACGCCGCCTTCGTAGTCCACCCCGATCCCGCGCCACAGCACGAAGCCTTCGCGGAAATCCGCCGGCGGCGCCCACTGGCCGACGCACTTCGGGAAATCCAGGCCGCAGGCCAGCGCGGCGTAGTTGGCGCTCACCCAACCGCCCAGCGCGATCTGCACGCCGAGCAGCACCAGGCCGCCGATCAGCCAGCGGCGCAGCACCGTGCTGTCCGCCAGGGTGATCGGGCGATCGGTGGCGCGCCAGGCCATCCATACCAGCAGCGAGAACGTGGTCAGGCCGCCGAGCAGGTGGCCCATCACGACGATGGGTTTCAACAGCCACGTCACCGTCCACATGCCGAGCAACGCCTGGAAGATGATCACCGCCAGCGTCAGCGTCGCCGCGCGCGCCAGATCGATGTTTGACCAGCGCAGGGCCGCGAACAGCAGGATCGCTTCCCCCAGGATCGCCAGCGCGGATGCCGCGCCGTGTTCGCCATGCATGTACAACGGAATCGCGGCACCTACGAGACCTGCAGCCACCAGGATCTGCGCGATGCCCCAGCGCCGGCGACGCGCGGCCAGCAGCGCGAGCACCAGCACGAGCACGCCGAGCGATGCGGCGAGATGGCGGTGAACCTGTTCACGCCATGCCTTGTGGGTTTCGAACGGACGGATCTCGCTGGCCACGTGCGAGGCCGCTTCATCGACCGCCTTCGGCCATGCCGCGCGGCCGTAGCAGGTCGGCCAGTCGGGGCAGCTCAGGCCGGCGTCGGACAGGCGCACGAAGGCGCCGAACACGACGACGCACAGCGTCAGTGCCACCGCCAACCAGGCGATGCGATGGAAGTGTCTGTAGATCACGGGGCGCGCGATCTCGGGACGGTCGTTGGAAGTCATCATGGTCAGGGAGCGTGCGTGCGGCTCAGATCAGCTTGAGCAGCTTGGAAACGTCGGTGCGCAGGTGGCCGGGATCGAAGCCCGGCGCGTAGCGCAGGATCACGAAGCCGTGCGGATCGATCACGTAGACCGGCACGCCGGCCGGATCGTCCACCTGCGGCAACGCGGCGCGCAGCGGATCGTCGGCGCGGACAACGCGCAGCGCCGAGTGGCGCGGCGCGCCGTCGGGATACGCGCCGATCCAGAGAATGTCGACGTCGTCGGCGTTGTGGCCGAACAACTGCCAGACCTTGTCGAGGTCGTTCGCCAGCGTCAGGCACGCCTGTGCGCAACTGGCGGGAGGTGCGACGACGATGCGCCAGCCGCGCTCGGCGGGGTTCCAGTCGTAGCGGCTGCCGTCGGCCAGCACCGGCACGATGGCGCGCGCGTCGGCGGGTGGCTGCAGCATCTGGCCATGGTTCTTGTGCCCGGCCGGCTGCCAGCCGGCGAAGCGCAGCACGCCGGCGCCGAACACGGTGCCGAAGAACAGGGCGAACAGGCCGACCAGCATCCAGCGCCCGCGGCGCCGCTGGGCGGGATCGAACGAATTGGAGTCCATGCCGTTATTTTCTCACGCCACGCCGCTCAATGCCCCTGCCGGGCGGCACGCCGGGACCGCCAGGTCAGCACCAGCGCGGTGATGAACACGGCAGCGGCCAGTCCGAACCACTGCACGGCGTAGCCGATGTGGCGCTCCGGCGGCAACGTGTTGGGCAGGATGTCGAGGTCGCGGGCGTAGCCCAGCGGCCGGTCCGGGTCCAGCTTCAGCACGCGCGGTGCCAACGCCGGCAGCCGCAGGGCCTCCTTCAATGCATCCCGCTGCAACGCGATCACCAGCAGGCTGCCGTCGGGTTGGGCGCTCGGCGCAGCGTGGGCGATGCCTTCCGAAGGCGGCGGCACCAGCAGGCCGGCGACGTGCAGGTCGTTCGGTGGCAGCGGAATCTCCGGCATCCGGCGGTCGCCCGGGATCGGCAGCCATCCCAGTTCGACCAACACCGGTGCGCCGCCGCCCGCCGGCAGGAAGACACGGTACGCACGCACCCCGGCCTGGCGGTCACGGGTCTGGTTGTCGAGCAGGATGGCGGGACGTGGCGCGAAGCGGCCCTCGCCCTCGGTCCAGTCGTAGCGGTCCGCGCGCCCCTCGTCCGCGGCGATGGCCAGCGGCTGCGGCTGGCGCTCGGCCAGCACGCGCGCGGTTTCGGCCAGCATGGCGTGCTTCTGGTCCGCCCGTCCCAGCTGCCAGGCGCCCAGGCTGCCGAACAGCGACATCGCCAGCACGGCCAGGGTCCAGCCGATCGGGAGCGGCATGCGCCGGCTCACGGGCTGCGTCCGAATGTCGCACCCACCACGGGCCCACCGCGGCGGAGCGATAATGCGTACCTCACCGCTGCGGCACCTCTCGAGGACGCCATGAACGATTCGCTGAAAACCCTGCTGATCATCGCCTTCCTCATCGTCATCGTGTGGAACCTCGGCGCGGGCCTGTACTACATGCTGGTGGACAAGAGCGACAGCAAGCGCACGGTCAACGCGCTGACCCGCCGTATCGCCCTGTCCGTCGGACTGATCCTGCTGGTGATCCTGGCCATCAAGATGGGCTGGATCCAGCCGCACGGCGTCAATCCCGGCTGAGCACGCATTGTCCCGCGCGCCACCGGCGGCGCCAACCAAGAAGAAAAGAAAAAGGGCCGGCAATGCCGGCCCTTTCTTCGTTCGGCTCGCCCGCGCTTACAGCACGTAGACGAACAGGAACAGGCCCAGCCAGACCACGTCCACGAAGTGCCAGTACCACGCGACGGCTTCGAAACCGAAATGGTTGTCCTTGCTGAAGTGACCCTTCGCGCAACGGAACCAGATGATCGCCAGCATGATGGTGCCCAGCGTCACGTGCATGCCGTGGAAGCCGGTCAGCATGAAGAACGTCGAACCGTAGATGCCGGAGCCCAGCGTCAGGTTCAGTTCTTTGTAGGCGTGGACGTACTCTTCGGCCTGGTAGAACAGGAACGTGCAGCCCAGCAGCACGGTGGCGCCCAGCCAGATCAGCAACTGCTTGCGGTTGCCGGCCTTCAGCGCATGGTGCGCGATGGTGATGGTCACGCCCGAGGTCAGCAGGATCAGCGTATTGATCAGCGGCAGGCCCCAGGCCGGGATGGTCTGGAACTGGCCACCGACCTGGCCCGGGCCGGCGCTCGGCCACGCGGCCGAGAAGCCTTCCCACAGCAGGCTGTTGGTCATGACGCCGTCGCCTTCGCCACCCAGCCACGGCAACGCGAGCGTGCGGGCATAGAACAGGGCGCCGAAGAAGGCCGCGAAGAACATCACTTCCGAGAAGATGAACCACACCATGCCCATGCGGAACGACACATCCACCTGGCGGTTGTAGTGGCCGCTGACCGACTCGCGGATCACGTCGCCGAACCACATGAACAGCGTGGCGCACAGCATCACGACGCCGGCGTAGAACGCCCACATGCCCCAGGCGGAATCATTGAGCCAGTTGGCCACGCCCACCATGGTGACGAACATGGCGATGGAACCCACGAACGGCCACTTGGAGCTGTGCGGCACGAAGTAGATGTTGGCGTCTGGCGAATGGGTTTGTCCCATGGCGTGGCTTCCGGTTGCTAAGCGTGATCAGGGTGCCGCGAGCGGCGAGGGCGATGCGTTGCCCGTGCCGATCTGCGCGGTCAGTGCATCGTTCTTGAAGAAGGTATACGACAGGGTGATCGTCTTCACTTCCGCCGGCAGGTCCGGGTCCACGATGAAGCGGACCGGCATGTCGCGGCTTTCGCCGGCCTGCAGGGTCTGGGCGGTGAAGCAGAAACACTCGGTCTTGGTGAAGAAGCCCGACGCGCGCGCCGGCGCCACGGACGGCACCGCGCTGCCCACGATCGGGCGCTCGCTGTCGTTGCGGGCGAAATACTTGGCTTCGTACAGCTCGCCGGGCACGACCTGCATGGTCAGCTGCTCGGGGTGGAAAGCCCACGGCAGCTTGGAGTTCACGCCGCCGTCGAACTGCACGGTGACCGTGCGCTTGGCCTTGGCGGCGGCGACCGCCGCGGCCTGGCCCGGGCCCTGCTCCAGGCGGATGCCGAACACCTT comes from the Pseudoxanthomonas sp. YR558 genome and includes:
- the dnaG gene encoding DNA primase encodes the protein MARIPDAFIDELLARTDIVEVVGARVPLKRQGKEYSACCPFHDERSPSFTVSPTKQFYHCFGCGAHGTALSFLMNYDRLEFLDAVEELARRNGMEVPRETQQRNENNDTRDLFNALEAAARFFQRNLEGSDKAKSYLDGRGVDAAIRTQFMIGYAPDGYSALKDALGTDERRMKLLDRAGLFSKNDRGHVYDKFRDRVMFPIHDRRGRVIAFGGRVLQKDDGPKYLNSPETALFHKGRELYGLWQVKQANQKIARLVVVEGYMDVVSLFQFGVKEAVATLGTATTPEHAELLFRNAPDVYFCFDGDAAGQRAAWRALESVLPRMKDGRQAFFLFLPDGEDPDTIVRQEGATGFDARLQQAMPLSEFFFQELGKDIKLSTLDGKARLAERARPLLAQIPDGAFGDLMRQQLTVVTGVGAGNAASPAPTAPTRRPPATSPGQKPSLVRHIIVRLLHKPALALAIESTHGFSALRLPGMDLLLELIALVHARPDITTGVLLEHFAERDEAAALQKLAMQDLPGDEESWRLELLDAAVQLEKQMLQQRLDELQAKQRNVGLDEADKYELRTLLQARIGRH
- a CDS encoding protein tyrosine phosphatase family protein; amino-acid sequence: MSRLVRLLSAFLLCACITTALAGEFTQPRPGLHTGGQPTLDELKRLKDDGVRTVIDLRGPQEDRGYDEAREVEALGMSYIALPISGKEDINAEKAQALHALLQGREGEVLLHCASGNRVGALLALGAAQRDGLSADEALALGRSAGLKSLEPVVVEQLATPVPTESK
- the cyoE gene encoding heme o synthase, with the translated sequence MASTYRQYWDLTKPRVVALIVFTAIVGMFLAIDGLPDGAQLLRGALGFLGIWLAASSAAAINQLLDTRIDAKMARTSWRPLVQGQVKPWQALVFALVLAALSMAILVLWVNTITAILTFASLIGYAVVYTVFLKRATPQNIVIGGIAGAAPPLLGWATMTGMQGEWDWPHALLLVLIIFVWTPPHFWALAIFRREDYARALVPMLPVTHGVTYTRWQILFYTVLLVEVTVLPVVFGMSGFFYLGGALVLGSVFLWYAWRLLNPPDEFFAMRVFNYSIVYLMALFAFLLADHWVMPLLRPAMV
- a CDS encoding COX15/CtaA family protein, whose protein sequence is MMTSNDRPEIARPVIYRHFHRIAWLAVALTLCVVVFGAFVRLSDAGLSCPDWPTCYGRAAWPKAVDEAASHVASEIRPFETHKAWREQVHRHLAASLGVLVLVLALLAARRRRWGIAQILVAAGLVGAAIPLYMHGEHGAASALAILGEAILLFAALRWSNIDLARAATLTLAVIIFQALLGMWTVTWLLKPIVVMGHLLGGLTTFSLLVWMAWRATDRPITLADSTVLRRWLIGGLVLLGVQIALGGWVSANYAALACGLDFPKCVGQWAPPADFREGFVLWRGIGVDYEGGVLDGASRIAIQLTHRVMAVIVALYVLALALRLFRTPGMRSWSLTLAVLVCAQVTLGILNVKLNLPLPVAVAHNAGAVLLLFTMVSLVARLRRPD
- a CDS encoding SURF1 family protein, which codes for MPLPIGWTLAVLAMSLFGSLGAWQLGRADQKHAMLAETARVLAERQPQPLAIAADEGRADRYDWTEGEGRFAPRPAILLDNQTRDRQAGVRAYRVFLPAGGGAPVLVELGWLPIPGDRRMPEIPLPPNDLHVAGLLVPPPSEGIAHAAPSAQPDGSLLVIALQRDALKEALRLPALAPRVLKLDPDRPLGYARDLDILPNTLPPERHIGYAVQWFGLAAAVFITALVLTWRSRRAARQGH
- a CDS encoding twin transmembrane helix small protein, encoding MNDSLKTLLIIAFLIVIVWNLGAGLYYMLVDKSDSKRTVNALTRRIALSVGLILLVILAIKMGWIQPHGVNPG
- a CDS encoding cytochrome c oxidase subunit 3 yields the protein MGQTHSPDANIYFVPHSSKWPFVGSIAMFVTMVGVANWLNDSAWGMWAFYAGVVMLCATLFMWFGDVIRESVSGHYNRQVDVSFRMGMVWFIFSEVMFFAAFFGALFYARTLALPWLGGEGDGVMTNSLLWEGFSAAWPSAGPGQVGGQFQTIPAWGLPLINTLILLTSGVTITIAHHALKAGNRKQLLIWLGATVLLGCTFLFYQAEEYVHAYKELNLTLGSGIYGSTFFMLTGFHGMHVTLGTIMLAIIWFRCAKGHFSKDNHFGFEAVAWYWHFVDVVWLGLFLFVYVL
- a CDS encoding cytochrome c oxidase assembly protein is translated as MTAAKSNSAGLFKLVGVAVAVFVLTFSLVPLYRIACEKVFGIRLEQGPGQAAAVAAAKAKRTVTVQFDGGVNSKLPWAFHPEQLTMQVVPGELYEAKYFARNDSERPIVGSAVPSVAPARASGFFTKTECFCFTAQTLQAGESRDMPVRFIVDPDLPAEVKTITLSYTFFKNDALTAQIGTGNASPSPLAAP